In Cucurbita pepo subsp. pepo cultivar mu-cu-16 chromosome LG04, ASM280686v2, whole genome shotgun sequence, the following are encoded in one genomic region:
- the LOC111792610 gene encoding protein IRX15-LIKE-like encodes MKSTANAKLILLHAPTAGNALAPRRWLFSLITFFTLAFTLTLINSTFSSSSAAAARRNGDGISGSGTGTGTSVLPHSVSTALLHYAAADTNTTKPHMSTAELSSIATAISSCSPGCNFLIFGLTHESLLWHALNHGGTTVFLDENEYQVSKFEQSNPGTEAYDIQFTTKVTQMKELLILAKLQADKECKPIQNLLFSECKLGINDMPNHIYQVPWDVILVDGPRGYSPSSPGRMSAIFTAGVLARSKFGEANSKTHVFVHEMGREIERIYSDEFLCPENLVESVDSLGHFVVENPIQGNAPTFCKSSSSLLM; translated from the coding sequence ATGAAATCCACCGCCAACGCTAAGCTCATCCTCCTCCACGCTCCTACCGCCGGCAACGCCCTCGCACCCCGCCGCTGGCTCTTCTCCTTAATCACTTTCTTCACACTCGCCTTCACTCTCACCCTCATCAACTCcaccttctcctcctcctccgccgccgccgcccgTCGAAACGGCGATGGAATCTCCGGCTCCGGCACCGGCACCGGCACCAGCGTCCTCCCCCACTCTGTTTCTACTGCCCTCCTCCACTACGCGGCCGCGGACACAAACACCACAAAACCCCACATGTCCACCGCCGAGCTCTCCTCCATCGCCACCGCGATCTCCTCTTGCTCCCCGGGGTGTAATTTCTTAATCTTCGGTCTGACCCACGAATCCCTCCTCTGGCACGCCCTGAACCACGGCGGCACCACCGTGTTCCTGGACGAGAACGAGTACCAGGTCTCGAAATTCGAGCAATCGAACCCCGGAACAGAGGCGTACGACATCCAATTCACGACCAAAGTAACCCAGATGAAGGAGCTTCTAATTCTTGCAAAATTACAGGCCGATAAAGAGTGCAAACCCATCCAGAATCTCCTCTTCTCCGAATGCAAATTGGGCATCAACGATATGCCGAATCACATTTACCAAGTCCCATGGGACGTGATCCTGGTGGACGGACCCCGTGGCTACAGCCCCTCATCGCCGGGAAGAATGTCGGCGATCTTCACCGCCGGAGTGTTAGCGAGAAGCAAATTTGGGGAAGCGAATTCCAAAACCCATGTCTTCGTTCACGAGATGGGTCGGGAAATTGAGCGGATTTACAGCGACGAGTTTCTTTGCCCGGAAAATTTGGTGGAATCGGTGGATTCATTGGGGCATTTTGTGGTGGAGAACCCAATTCAGGGGAATGCCCCAACATTCTGTAAGagttcttcctctcttttgatgtaa
- the LOC111792803 gene encoding pollen-specific leucine-rich repeat extensin-like protein 3, which yields TPPPPPLPYCATPPPPPPLVCPTPSPPPPPPFRSPRIKIAYNAIKNLRPRIEDDPNKITKTWEGRDVCSYKGFICDKVPDFNTDAVAGVSFNNFGFGGSNLTLNGFIDQLPDITFFHANSNNFTGRVPDLSYNLRFFYELDLSNNKFVGGFPDQVLGATNLTFFDIRFNEFYGPVPAKLFDMDIITAIFLNNNKFNGDIPANLGNTPAKYLTFTNNEFTGAIPKSLGIGKTSNTLIEVLFSNNKLTGCIPMEIGHLRNTMLFDASKNSLTGPIPYSFGCLAKMELLNFADNHLYGAVPEVICKLPKLQSLTLRNNFFTQLGPVCRSLIWKKALDVSGNCIMGLPEQRSEEECTHFFTNVQSCHDEKSMKYIPCMGNWYLNEDPAAVLRRPARKTTEMRTYAALVPH from the exons ACCCCTCCACCGCCACCTCTACCTTACTGTGCTACGCCTCCACCACCCCCTCCACTTGTCTGCCCCACCCCATCAccgccaccaccgccgccaTTTAGAAGCCCAAGGATCAAAATTGCATACAATGCTATTAAGAACTTGAGACCCAGAATCGAGGATGACCCAAATAAGATCACGAAGACATGGGAAGGGAGAGACGTTTGCAGCTACAAAGGATTCATCTGTGATAAAGTTCCCGATTTCAATACCGACGCGGTGGCCGGAGTGAGCTTCAATAACTTCGGCTTTGGTGGTTCTAATCTCACTCTCAATGGCTTCATTGATCAATTGCCCGACATCACTTTCTTCCATGCTAATTCTAATAACTTCACTGGTAGAGTCCCTGATCTCAGCTACAACCTTAGATTCTTCTACGAGCTCGATCTCAGCAACAATAAATTCGTCGGCGGGTTTCCCGACCAAGTCCTCGGTGCTACCAATCTCACGTTCTTCGACATCCGGTTCAACGAATTTTACGGTCCCGTGCCCGCGAAGCTATTTGATATGGATATTATCACCGCTATCTTTCTCaacaataataagtttaatgGCGACATTCCGGCTAACCTCGGCAACACCCCTGCTAA gtACCTAACCTTCACGAACAACGAGTTCACGGGCGCAATCCCAAAAAGCCTCGGGATCGGAAAAACAAGCAACACCCTAATCGAAGTCCTATTCTCGAACAACAAGCTCACCGGCtgcataccaatggagatcgGACATTTACGAAACACCATGCTATTCGACGCAAGCAAGAACTCCCTCACCGGCCCAATCCCTTACTCCTTCGGCTGCTTAGCCAAAATGGAGCTTCTCAACTTCGCCGACAACCACTTGTACGGCGCCGTTCCAGAGGTCATCTGCAAATTACCAAAGCTCCAAAGCCTCACCCTCCGCAACAACTTCTTCACCCAACTCGGCCCCGTCTGCCGGAGCTTGATCTGGAAGAAGGCTCTAGACGTTTCTGGAAACTGCATTATGGGTCTGCCGGAGCAGAGATCGGAGGAGGAATGCACCCATTTCTTCACCAATGTTCAGAGCTGTCACGATGAGAAGTCGATGAAGTACATCCCTTGTATGGGGAATTGGTACTTGAATGAAGATCCGGCAGCCGTACTCCGTCGGCCGGCGAGAAAGACGACGGAGATGAGAACGTATGCGGCTCTTGTTCCCCATTAa